A part of Prionailurus viverrinus isolate Anna chromosome E1, UM_Priviv_1.0, whole genome shotgun sequence genomic DNA contains:
- the WDR81 gene encoding WD repeat-containing protein 81 isoform X7 produces the protein MGKTGKNMALLLRGLLLLGLSCLQGPCLVFSAASAMEPLDQQEPSGHIALKKAPRDCKGAPTQEETRKLAQAMMAFTTDLFSLVAQRATSPNLILSPLSVALALSHLALGAQNQTLQKLLQVLHADSGPCLPHLLSHLCQDLGPGAFRLAARMYLQKGFPIKEDFLEQSEQLFGAKPVSLTGRKRDDLVNINQWVKEATEGKIEDFLSELPDDTVLLLLNAIHFQGFWRSKFDPSLTQRDSFHLNEEFTVPVDMMQARTYPLRWFLLEQPEIQVAHFPFKNNMSFVVIMPTHFEWNVSQVLANLSWDILHQPLLREKPTKVQLPKLHLKYQLDLVATLSQLGLQELFQAPDLRGISDERLVVSSVQHQSTLELSEAGVEAAAATGTAMSRMSLSSFIVNRPFVFFILEDTTSMPLFVGSVRNPNPSAQWERKEQQDSPDDRDSFLNQKAFPRGDKPFGPDLKLAPPSEEDYPQLNSPK, from the exons ATGGGAAAAACCGGAAA GAACATGGCGCTGCTGCTCCGGGGGCTCCTGCTGCTCGGCTTGTCCTGCCTGCAAGGCCCCTGCCTGGTG TTCTCCGCGGCGAGTGCCATGGAGCCCTTGGACCAGCAG GAGCCCAGTGGCCATATTGCCCTGAAGAAGGCCCCAAGAGACTGCAAGGGAGCCCCAACCCAGGAGGAGACCCGCAAGTTGGCCCAGGCCATGATGGCCTTCACCACAGATCTGTTCTCCCTGGTGGCCCAAAGGGCCACCAGCCCCAACCTCATCCTGTCGCCTCTGAGTGTGGCCCTGGCATTGTCTCACCTGGCACTAG GTGCTCAGAACCAAACGCTGCAGAAGTTACTACAGGTGCTGCACGCAGACTCAGGGCCCTGTCTCCCCCACCTGCTGAGCCACCTTTGCCAGGACCTGGGCCCTGGGGCATTCCGACTGGCTGCTAGAATGTACCTGCAGAAAG GATTTCCCATCAAAGAAGACTTCCTGGAACAATCAGAACAGCTCTTTGGCGCAAAGCCCGTGAGCCtgacaggaaggaagagagatgaTCTGGTGAACATCAACCAATGGGTGAAGGAGGCCACAGAGGGGAAGATAGAGGATTTCCTTTCAGAGCTGCCAGATGACACAGTGTTGCTTCTCCTCAATGCCATCCACTTCCAGG GTTTCTGGAGGAGCAAGTTCGACCCGAGCCTCACCCAGAGAGACAGTTTCCACCTGAATGAGGAGTTCACGGTGCCAGTGGACATGATGCAAGCCCGCACGTATCCCCTGCGCTGGTTCCTGCTGGAGCAGCCTGAGATACAG GTGGCTCATTTCCCCTTTAAGAACAACATGAGCTTTGTGGTCATTATGCCGACCCACTTTGAGTGGAACGTGTCCCAGGTGCTGGCCAACCTGAGCTGGGACATCCTGCACCAGCCCTTACTGCGAGAGAAACCCACCAAGGTCCAGCTGCCTAAGCTGCATCTGAAATACCAGCTGGACCTGGTGGCCACCCTCAGCCAGCTGG GCCTGCAGGAACTGTTCCAGGCCCCAGACCTACGCGGGATCTCTGACGAGAGGCTGGTGGTGTCCAGCGTGCAGCATCAGTCCACTCTGGAGCTCAGCGAGGCTGGCGTGGAGGCGGCCGCGGCAACGGGCACTGCCATGTCCCGcatgtctctctcctccttcatcGTGAACCGCCCCTTTGTCTTCTTCATCCTCGAGGACACAACAAGCATGCCCCTCTTCGTGGGCAGCGTGAGGAACCCCAACCCCAGCGCGCAGTGGGAGCGCAAGGAACAGCAGGATTCCCCGGATGACAGGGACTCCTTCCTGAACCAGAAAGCCTTCCCCCGTGGAGACAAGCCCTTCGGCCCTGACTTGAAACTTGCACCCCCCTCAGAGGAGGATTACCCCCAGCTTAATAGCCCCAAGTGA
- the WDR81 gene encoding WD repeat-containing protein 81 isoform X2, which produces MAPGSRGREVALTNGAEGWSPPPSPDMEELLQSVERDLNIDARQLAAAPGGTHVVALVPARWLASLRERRLPLGPCPRAEGLSEAEVRTLLQRSVQKLPPGWTRVEVHGLRKRRLCYPLRGGLPFEEGSSSPETLTRFMQDVAAQNYRNLWRHAYHTYGQPYSHSPAPSAVPALDLVRQALQRVYGCSFLSVGEFTQCPSYTRDGPCPPRGSLACPSLLRAEALLESPEMLYVVHPYVQFSLHDVVTFSPAKLTNSQAKVLFILFRVLRAMDACHRQGLACGALTLHHIAVDEKLCSELRLDLSAYERPREEENEETPVSRAGPGTELGEEGGGGAGCPTCREELRGLVLDWVHGRISNFHYLMQLNRLAGRRQGDPNYHPVLPWVVDFTTPHGRFRDLRKSKFRLNKGDKQLDFTYEMTRQAFVAGGAGGGEPPHVPHHISDVLSDITYYVYKARRTPRSVLCGHVRAQWEPHEYPASMERMQSWTPDECIPEFYTDPSIFCSIHPDMPDLDVPAWCGSSQEFVSAHRALLESREVSQDLHHWIDLTFGYKLQGKEAVKEKNVCLHLVDAHTHLTSYGVVQLFDQPHPQRLAGAPALAPEPPLIPRVLFQTIQESIGREDLPGQLTNGVGRLVLEATPCEAGWARERPVAGEDDLEQATEALDSISLAGKAGDQLGSSASSSSQASPGLLSFSVASASRAGRRNKAAGADPGEGEEGKILLPEGFNPVQALEGLEKLGNFLTKGLGGQLEVPEHAQVQPPVQLQDLFHRDMQALGVLLAEMVFATRVRTLQPDAPLWVRFEAVRGLCTRHPKEIPVSLQPVLDMLLQLSGPEGPVAAGRGKLAPLFEYRPISRGLPPPCPAQLLSPFSSVVPFPPYFPALHKFILLYQARRVEDEAQGRELVFALWQQLGAVLSDITPEGLEILLPFVLSLMSEEHTAVYTAWYLFEPVAKALGPKNANKYLLKPLIGAYESPCRLHGRFYLYTDCFVAQLMVRLGLQAFLIHLLPHVLQVLAGVEASQEESKGLVGATEDEESELPGARPSPCAFGEEIQMDGEPAASSGLGLPDYTSGVSFHDQAYLPETEDFQAGLYVAESPQPQEAEAVSLGRLSDKSSTSETSLGEERAADEGGAPVDKSSLRSGDSSQDLKQSEGSEEEEEEEEGCVVLEEEEGEGEQDDITRASELTLSDTVLSMDTVVARGGDTDGEEEEEPLTEQSEGKEQKILLDTACKMVRWLSAKLGPTVASRYVARNLLRLLTSCYVGPTRQQFTVSSGESPPLSAGNIYQKRPDCSCFDICPINLNTFSARNGKNRKFSAASAMEPLDQQLMSGPAQEKLPPLILLKLGNQEPSGHIALKKAPRDCKGAPTQEETRKLAQAMMAFTTDLFSLVAQRATSPNLILSPLSVALALSHLALGAQNQTLQKLLQVLHADSGPCLPHLLSHLCQDLGPGAFRLAARMYLQKGFPIKEDFLEQSEQLFGAKPVSLTGRKRDDLVNINQWVKEATEGKIEDFLSELPDDTVLLLLNAIHFQGFWRSKFDPSLTQRDSFHLNEEFTVPVDMMQARTYPLRWFLLEQPEIQVAHFPFKNNMSFVVIMPTHFEWNVSQVLANLSWDILHQPLLREKPTKVQLPKLHLKYQLDLVATLSQLGLQELFQAPDLRGISDERLVVSSVQHQSTLELSEAGVEAAAATGTAMSRMSLSSFIVNRPFVFFILEDTTSMPLFVGSVRNPNPSAQWERKEQQDSPDDRDSFLNQKAFPRGDKPFGPDLKLAPPSEEDYPQLNSPK; this is translated from the exons ATGGCCCCGGGGAGCAGGGGGCGGGAAGTGGCTCTTACCAACGGGGCCGAAGGCTGGTCCCCGCCCCCAAGCCCCGACATGGAGGAGCTGCTCCAGAGCGTGGAGAGGGACCTGAACATCGATGCCCGGCAGCTGGCTGCGGCCCCGGGGGGCACCCACGTGGTGGCCTTAGTGCCCGCGCGCTGGCTGGCCAGCCTCCGCGAGCGCCGGCTGCCCCTGGGACCCTGCCCCCGGGCAGAGGGCCTGAGCGAGGCGGAAGTGAGGACTCTTCTGCAACGCTCCGTGCAGAAGCTGCCCCCCGGCTGGACGCGCGTGGAGGTGCACGGGCTGCGGAAGCGGAGGCTGTGCTACCCGCTCCGTGGCGGCTTGCCTTTCGAGGAAGGGTCCAGCAGCCCTGAGACCCTCACTCGCTTCATGCAGGATGTGGCTGCCCAGAATTATCGCAACCTGTGGCGCCATGCTTATCATACTTATGGGCAGCCGTATAGTCATAGCCCTGCCCCTTCAGCTGTCCCTGCCCTGGACTTAGTACGACAGGCTCTGCAGAGGGTCTATGGTTGTTCCTTCCTGTCAGTGGGTGAATTTACCCAGTGCCCATCATATACAAGAGATGGTCCCTGTCCCCCTCGGGGCAGCTTGGCCTGTCCCAGTCTTTTGCGAGCTGAGGCCCTGCTGGAGTCGCCAGAGATGCTGTACGTGGTGCACCCTTATGTGCAGTTTTCCCTGCACGATGTGGTCACCTTCAGCCCAGCCAAGCTGACCAACAGCCAAGCCAAGGTGCTCTTCATTCTCTTCCGTGTGCTGAGGGCTATGGATGCCTGTCACCGCCAGGGACTGGCCTGCGGGGCCCTAACTTTGCACCACATCGCTGTGGATGAGAAGCTTTGCAGCGAGCTCCGGCTGGACCTGAGTGCTTACGAGAGGcccagggaggaagagaatgaggAGACCCCTGTATCAAGGGCTGGGCCAGGCACTGAActtggagaggagggaggtgggggggctgggTGTCCCACCTGCCGGGAGGAACTTAGAGGCCTTGTGTTGGATTGGGTCCATGGCCGCATCAGCAACTTTCACTACCTCATGCAGCTAAATAGGCTGGCAGGTCGGCGGCAGGGGGATCCCAACTACCACCCAGTGCTGCCCTGGGTGGTGGACTTCACCACACCCCACGGGCGCTTTCGAGACCTGCGCAAGTCCAAGTTCCGCCTCAACAAGGGGGATAAGCAGCTGGACTTCACATACGAGATGACGCGGCAGGCATTTGTAGCAGGTGGTGCGGGCGGCGGGGAGCCACCTCACGTTCCTCACCACATCTCGGACGTGCTTTCCGACATCACATATTATGTGTACAAGGCTCGGAGGACACCCCGGTCGGTGCTCTGTGGACATGTGCGGGCGCAGTGGGAGCCCCATGAGTATCCCGCCAGCATGGAACGTATGCAGAGCTGGACACCCGACGAGTGCATTCCTGAGTTCTACACCGATCCCTCTATCTTCTGTTCCATCCACCCTGACATGCCTGACCTAGATGTGCCAGCCTGGTGTGGCTCCAGTCAGGAGTTCGTGTCTGCACACCGGGCACTGTTGGAGAGCCGAGAGGTGTCCCAGGACCTACACCACTGGATTGACCTCACATTTGGCTACAAACTCCAGGGCAAGGAGGCTGTGAAAGAGAAGAATGTGTGCCTGCACCTGGTGGATGCCCACACACACCTGACCAGCTATGGCGTAGTGCAGCTCTTCGATCAGCCACACCCCCAACGCCTGGCTGGGGCTCCTGCCCTGGCCCCTGAGCCTCCACTCATCCCCAGAGTGTTGTTCCAGACCATCCAGGAGAGCATAGGCCGGGAGGACTTACCAGGACAGCTTACAAATGGGGTGGGCAGGCTGGTTTTGGAGGCCACTCCCTGTGAGGCTGGCTGGGCAAGGGAGAGGCCCGTGGCAGGGGAAGATGACTTGGAACAGGCCACAGAAGCTCTGGATTCTATCTCCCTCGCAGGGAAAGCAGGTGACCAGCTGGGCTCTTCCGCATCTTCCTCCAGTCAAGCCTCCCCAGGCCTTTTGTCTTTCTCAGTGGCCTCGGCCTCTCGAGCAGGCCGCAGGAACAAAGCTGCTGGGGCCGACcctggggaaggtgaggaggggaaGATTCTTCTTCCCGAGGGTTTCAATCCTGTACAGGCTCTGGAAGGGCTGGAGAAACTAGGCAACTTCCTGACCAAAGGCCTAGGGGGCCAATTGGAGGTGCCTGAGCATGCCCAGGTTCAGCCACCCGTGCAGCTGCAGGACCTCTTCCATCGGGACATGCAGGCGCTGGGTGTCCTGTTGGCTGAGATGGTGTTTGCCACCAGGGTCCGGACACTGCAGCCTGACGCGCCTTTGTGGGTACGCTTCGAGGCCGTCCGGGGCCTCTGCACACGCCACCCCAAGGAGATCCCCGTGTCTCTGCAGCCCGTGCTGGACATGCTCCTGCAGCTCAGTGGACCCgaaggccctgtggcagcagggaggggcaagcTGGCCCCACTCTTTGAGTACAGGCCCATCTCCCGGGGATTGCCTCCACCCTGTCCGGCCCAGCTCCTCAGCCCCTTCAGCTCCGTGGTTCCCTTCCCTCCGTACTTCCCGGCGCTGCACAAGTTCATCCTCCTGTATCAGGCGAGACGCGTGGAGGACGAGGCCCAGGGGCGGGAGCTGGTGTTTGCTCTGTGGCAGCAACTGGGTGCAGTGCTGAGTGACATCACCCCGGAGGGCCTGGAGATCCTGCTGCCCTTCGTGCTGTCACTCATGTCTGAGGAGCACACGGCTGTGTACACAGCCTGGTACCTATTTGAACCTGTCGCTAAGGCCCTGGGCCCCAAAAATGCCAATAAGTACCTACTGAAGCCTCTCATTGGTGCCTATGAGAGCCCCTGCCGGTTACACGGCCGCTTCTACTTGTACACTGACTGCTTTGTGGCCCAGCTGATGGTGCGGCTGGGCCTGCAGGCCTTTCTCATCCACCTGCTGCCCCACGTCCTCCAGGTGCTGGCTGGTGTGGAGGCCTCCCAGGAGGAAAGCAAGGGCCTGGTGGGGGCCACTGAGGATGAGGAGAGTGAGCTCCCAGGGGCTAGGCCCAGCCCCTGTGCTTTTGGGGAGGAAATTCAGATGGATGGTGAGCCTGCTGCTTCCTCGGGCCTGGGGCTCCCGGACTACACGTCTGGTGTCAGCTTCCATGACCAGGCCTACCTCCCTGAGACCGAAGACTTCCAAGCTGGGCTCTATGTGGCCGAGTCCCCACAGCCCCAGGAAGCTGAGGCTGTGAGCCTAGGCCGGCTGAGCGACAAGAGCAGCACCAGTGAGACCTCCCTGGGCGAGGAACGGGCTGCAGATGAGGGGGGTGCTCCTGTGGACAAGAGCAGCCTCAGGTCAGGTGACAGCAGCCAGGACTTGAAGCAAAGCGAAggctcagaggaggaagaggaggaggaggaaggctgtGTGgtgttggaggaggaggagggagagggggagcaaGACGACATCACCAGGGCGTCTGAGCTCACTCTGTCTGACACGGTGCTGTCCATGGATACTGTCGTGGCCCGTGGTGGCGACACagatggggaggaagaggaggaaccaCTAACTGAGCAGTCAGAGGGCAAAGAACAGAAGATCCTTCTTG ATACAGCCTGCAAGATGGTCCGCTGGCTATCTGCCAAGCTTGGTCCCACAGTGGCCTCTCGCTACGTGGCCCGGAACCTGCTCCGCCTGCTGACATCTTGTTACGTTG GGCCCACTCGGCAACAGTTCACCGTGAGCAGTGGTGAGAGTCCCCCGCTGAGTGCTGGCAACATCTATCAGAAGAGACCG GACTGCTCTTGTTTTGATATTTGCCCTATAAACCTGAACACTTTCAGTGCACGAAATGGGAAAAACCGGAAA TTCTCCGCGGCGAGTGCCATGGAGCCCTTGGACCAGCAG CTAATGAGCGGGCCGGCCCAGGAGAAGCTGCCCCCGCTTATCCTCCTCAAGTTGGGCAACCAG GAGCCCAGTGGCCATATTGCCCTGAAGAAGGCCCCAAGAGACTGCAAGGGAGCCCCAACCCAGGAGGAGACCCGCAAGTTGGCCCAGGCCATGATGGCCTTCACCACAGATCTGTTCTCCCTGGTGGCCCAAAGGGCCACCAGCCCCAACCTCATCCTGTCGCCTCTGAGTGTGGCCCTGGCATTGTCTCACCTGGCACTAG GTGCTCAGAACCAAACGCTGCAGAAGTTACTACAGGTGCTGCACGCAGACTCAGGGCCCTGTCTCCCCCACCTGCTGAGCCACCTTTGCCAGGACCTGGGCCCTGGGGCATTCCGACTGGCTGCTAGAATGTACCTGCAGAAAG GATTTCCCATCAAAGAAGACTTCCTGGAACAATCAGAACAGCTCTTTGGCGCAAAGCCCGTGAGCCtgacaggaaggaagagagatgaTCTGGTGAACATCAACCAATGGGTGAAGGAGGCCACAGAGGGGAAGATAGAGGATTTCCTTTCAGAGCTGCCAGATGACACAGTGTTGCTTCTCCTCAATGCCATCCACTTCCAGG GTTTCTGGAGGAGCAAGTTCGACCCGAGCCTCACCCAGAGAGACAGTTTCCACCTGAATGAGGAGTTCACGGTGCCAGTGGACATGATGCAAGCCCGCACGTATCCCCTGCGCTGGTTCCTGCTGGAGCAGCCTGAGATACAG GTGGCTCATTTCCCCTTTAAGAACAACATGAGCTTTGTGGTCATTATGCCGACCCACTTTGAGTGGAACGTGTCCCAGGTGCTGGCCAACCTGAGCTGGGACATCCTGCACCAGCCCTTACTGCGAGAGAAACCCACCAAGGTCCAGCTGCCTAAGCTGCATCTGAAATACCAGCTGGACCTGGTGGCCACCCTCAGCCAGCTGG GCCTGCAGGAACTGTTCCAGGCCCCAGACCTACGCGGGATCTCTGACGAGAGGCTGGTGGTGTCCAGCGTGCAGCATCAGTCCACTCTGGAGCTCAGCGAGGCTGGCGTGGAGGCGGCCGCGGCAACGGGCACTGCCATGTCCCGcatgtctctctcctccttcatcGTGAACCGCCCCTTTGTCTTCTTCATCCTCGAGGACACAACAAGCATGCCCCTCTTCGTGGGCAGCGTGAGGAACCCCAACCCCAGCGCGCAGTGGGAGCGCAAGGAACAGCAGGATTCCCCGGATGACAGGGACTCCTTCCTGAACCAGAAAGCCTTCCCCCGTGGAGACAAGCCCTTCGGCCCTGACTTGAAACTTGCACCCCCCTCAGAGGAGGATTACCCCCAGCTTAATAGCCCCAAGTGA
- the WDR81 gene encoding WD repeat-containing protein 81 isoform X6 has protein sequence MGKTGKNMALLLRGLLLLGLSCLQGPCLVFSAASAMEPLDQQLMSGPAQEKLPPLILLKLGNQEPSGHIALKKAPRDCKGAPTQEETRKLAQAMMAFTTDLFSLVAQRATSPNLILSPLSVALALSHLALGAQNQTLQKLLQVLHADSGPCLPHLLSHLCQDLGPGAFRLAARMYLQKGFPIKEDFLEQSEQLFGAKPVSLTGRKRDDLVNINQWVKEATEGKIEDFLSELPDDTVLLLLNAIHFQGFWRSKFDPSLTQRDSFHLNEEFTVPVDMMQARTYPLRWFLLEQPEIQVAHFPFKNNMSFVVIMPTHFEWNVSQVLANLSWDILHQPLLREKPTKVQLPKLHLKYQLDLVATLSQLGLQELFQAPDLRGISDERLVVSSVQHQSTLELSEAGVEAAAATGTAMSRMSLSSFIVNRPFVFFILEDTTSMPLFVGSVRNPNPSAQWERKEQQDSPDDRDSFLNQKAFPRGDKPFGPDLKLAPPSEEDYPQLNSPK, from the exons ATGGGAAAAACCGGAAA GAACATGGCGCTGCTGCTCCGGGGGCTCCTGCTGCTCGGCTTGTCCTGCCTGCAAGGCCCCTGCCTGGTG TTCTCCGCGGCGAGTGCCATGGAGCCCTTGGACCAGCAG CTAATGAGCGGGCCGGCCCAGGAGAAGCTGCCCCCGCTTATCCTCCTCAAGTTGGGCAACCAG GAGCCCAGTGGCCATATTGCCCTGAAGAAGGCCCCAAGAGACTGCAAGGGAGCCCCAACCCAGGAGGAGACCCGCAAGTTGGCCCAGGCCATGATGGCCTTCACCACAGATCTGTTCTCCCTGGTGGCCCAAAGGGCCACCAGCCCCAACCTCATCCTGTCGCCTCTGAGTGTGGCCCTGGCATTGTCTCACCTGGCACTAG GTGCTCAGAACCAAACGCTGCAGAAGTTACTACAGGTGCTGCACGCAGACTCAGGGCCCTGTCTCCCCCACCTGCTGAGCCACCTTTGCCAGGACCTGGGCCCTGGGGCATTCCGACTGGCTGCTAGAATGTACCTGCAGAAAG GATTTCCCATCAAAGAAGACTTCCTGGAACAATCAGAACAGCTCTTTGGCGCAAAGCCCGTGAGCCtgacaggaaggaagagagatgaTCTGGTGAACATCAACCAATGGGTGAAGGAGGCCACAGAGGGGAAGATAGAGGATTTCCTTTCAGAGCTGCCAGATGACACAGTGTTGCTTCTCCTCAATGCCATCCACTTCCAGG GTTTCTGGAGGAGCAAGTTCGACCCGAGCCTCACCCAGAGAGACAGTTTCCACCTGAATGAGGAGTTCACGGTGCCAGTGGACATGATGCAAGCCCGCACGTATCCCCTGCGCTGGTTCCTGCTGGAGCAGCCTGAGATACAG GTGGCTCATTTCCCCTTTAAGAACAACATGAGCTTTGTGGTCATTATGCCGACCCACTTTGAGTGGAACGTGTCCCAGGTGCTGGCCAACCTGAGCTGGGACATCCTGCACCAGCCCTTACTGCGAGAGAAACCCACCAAGGTCCAGCTGCCTAAGCTGCATCTGAAATACCAGCTGGACCTGGTGGCCACCCTCAGCCAGCTGG GCCTGCAGGAACTGTTCCAGGCCCCAGACCTACGCGGGATCTCTGACGAGAGGCTGGTGGTGTCCAGCGTGCAGCATCAGTCCACTCTGGAGCTCAGCGAGGCTGGCGTGGAGGCGGCCGCGGCAACGGGCACTGCCATGTCCCGcatgtctctctcctccttcatcGTGAACCGCCCCTTTGTCTTCTTCATCCTCGAGGACACAACAAGCATGCCCCTCTTCGTGGGCAGCGTGAGGAACCCCAACCCCAGCGCGCAGTGGGAGCGCAAGGAACAGCAGGATTCCCCGGATGACAGGGACTCCTTCCTGAACCAGAAAGCCTTCCCCCGTGGAGACAAGCCCTTCGGCCCTGACTTGAAACTTGCACCCCCCTCAGAGGAGGATTACCCCCAGCTTAATAGCCCCAAGTGA